A region from the Streptosporangium sp. NBC_01756 genome encodes:
- a CDS encoding YeiH family protein has product MVTLPLDGPPGDLTDRHAPATEAASGPHRPGTGPPTATPRPGTGSPAADAPERGPRKTVRRATAEIGALLPGLAVAAAAVGLSTSLSRVLPGVGSTVVAVVCGVALTNLGGLHRSLRPGLRFAARRLLRLAIVLLGLGIALPEVLALGWRALMVIAAATGGTFLATQWIGGRIGVGPRRSLLIATGVSVCGAAAVAAMHEVAGSDDDDVAGAVGVVVLYGSATIVVLPPLARLLGLTEHQFGMWAGASVHEVAQVAAIGAAAGAGVLTSAVVVKLARVVLLAPIVGLTSAALRRTAPVLPAGGPQATGAGRRPPVMPLFVVGFVAMVIARSAGVVPAEITQRLPEVTGMSLTAALFGLGTGVNLRELARGGRSLLLGGLATVLIGVVSLLGVLVVG; this is encoded by the coding sequence ATGGTTACTCTCCCGCTCGACGGTCCTCCCGGAGACCTCACGGATCGGCACGCCCCGGCCACGGAGGCCGCGTCCGGCCCTCATCGCCCCGGAACGGGCCCACCCACCGCCACCCCTCGCCCCGGAACGGGCTCACCCGCCGCCGACGCCCCCGAGCGCGGCCCCCGGAAGACCGTACGACGGGCCACGGCGGAGATCGGCGCGCTGCTGCCCGGCCTGGCGGTGGCGGCCGCCGCGGTGGGACTGTCGACGTCACTGAGCCGCGTCCTGCCCGGCGTCGGCTCGACCGTCGTCGCGGTGGTCTGCGGGGTCGCGCTCACCAATCTCGGGGGGCTTCACCGGTCGTTGCGCCCGGGCCTGCGGTTCGCGGCCCGCCGGCTGCTGCGCCTGGCCATCGTGCTGCTCGGGCTGGGGATCGCCCTGCCGGAGGTGCTGGCCCTGGGATGGCGGGCGCTCATGGTGATCGCCGCCGCCACCGGTGGCACGTTCCTCGCCACGCAGTGGATCGGGGGACGCATCGGGGTCGGCCCGCGCAGGTCGTTGCTCATCGCGACCGGGGTCTCGGTGTGCGGGGCCGCGGCCGTGGCCGCCATGCACGAGGTGGCCGGCAGTGACGACGACGACGTGGCGGGCGCGGTCGGCGTGGTGGTCCTGTACGGCAGCGCCACGATCGTCGTGCTGCCGCCGCTCGCCCGGCTCCTCGGCCTGACCGAGCACCAGTTCGGCATGTGGGCCGGCGCGTCGGTCCATGAGGTCGCCCAGGTGGCGGCGATCGGCGCGGCGGCCGGAGCCGGGGTGCTGACGAGCGCGGTGGTGGTCAAGCTGGCCCGCGTCGTCCTGCTCGCTCCGATCGTGGGACTGACCTCCGCCGCCCTCCGCCGCACCGCGCCGGTCCTCCCGGCCGGAGGCCCCCAGGCGACGGGGGCGGGACGGCGCCCACCGGTGATGCCCCTGTTCGTGGTGGGGTTCGTCGCCATGGTGATCGCGCGTAGCGCGGGCGTGGTGCCCGCCGAGATCACCCAGCGGCTCCCTGAGGTGACAGGAATGTCACTCACGGCCGCACTCTTCGGGCTGGGGACGGGCGTCAATCTCAGGGAGCTCGCGCGCGGCGGCCGGTCACTGCTGCTGGGTGGGCTCGCCACCGTGCTCATCGGCGTCGTCTCCCTGCTCGGCGTGCTCGTCGTCGGCTGA
- a CDS encoding LysR family transcriptional regulator — protein MSELPDLGSLRLLVDVDRLGSLGQAARMAGIAQPSASKRIALLERRLGLPLLERTPRGSTLTPQGVMVSAWAAQVLSAAEELMRGAEAVRHGRAAHLRIAASMTVAEYLLPRWLGELQHREPQVQVGLDVQNSAEVARLVGGGIELGFVEGPSVPPGLASRVVATDRLVVVVAPGHPWARRRTALLAAELAATPLVVRERGSGTRETLDLALTGHAVAAPRLELGSNAAVKGAAREGAAPAVLSGYAVEAELATGRLVEVATGGIDLERRLHAIWRRGRTPTGPAATLLRITLSAARG, from the coding sequence ATGAGTGAGCTGCCCGATCTCGGATCCCTGCGGTTGCTCGTCGACGTCGACCGCCTGGGGAGCCTCGGCCAGGCGGCCCGGATGGCGGGTATCGCCCAGCCGTCGGCGAGCAAGCGGATCGCGCTGCTGGAGCGCCGCCTCGGACTGCCCCTGCTGGAGCGCACCCCACGCGGATCCACCCTCACCCCGCAGGGCGTGATGGTCTCCGCCTGGGCGGCACAGGTGCTGTCGGCCGCGGAGGAGCTGATGCGCGGCGCGGAGGCGGTACGGCACGGCCGGGCGGCCCACCTGCGCATCGCGGCTAGCATGACCGTGGCCGAATACCTGCTGCCACGCTGGCTGGGCGAGCTGCAGCACCGCGAGCCCCAGGTCCAGGTCGGCCTGGACGTGCAGAACTCCGCCGAGGTGGCCAGGCTGGTCGGCGGCGGGATAGAGCTCGGGTTCGTGGAGGGACCCTCGGTCCCGCCCGGCCTGGCCTCCCGGGTGGTGGCCACGGACCGGCTCGTCGTGGTGGTCGCTCCGGGCCATCCGTGGGCGCGTCGCCGTACCGCGTTGCTGGCCGCGGAGCTCGCCGCCACCCCGCTGGTCGTCCGCGAGCGTGGCTCCGGCACCCGCGAGACCCTGGACCTGGCGCTGACCGGGCATGCCGTCGCCGCCCCCCGGCTGGAGCTCGGTTCCAACGCCGCCGTCAAGGGCGCCGCCCGGGAGGGCGCGGCCCCCGCCGTGCTCAGCGGTTACGCGGTGGAGGCCGAGCTGGCCACCGGTCGGCTGGTCGAGGTGGCCACCGGCGGCATCGACCTCGAACGGCGCCTGCATGCGATCTGGCGCAGGGGCCGCACCCCCACCGGTCCCGCCGCCACCCTGCTGAGGATCACCCTGTCCGCGGCCCGCGGATGA